The Ascochyta rabiei chromosome 3, complete sequence genome segment TGGCGAGGTGCTTGGATTCAACACAACGTCGGGCATCGACCAGAACAAGCCCATGCGACTCTTCTTCAACGACCGGTGGCGCGCCAAGTCGAAGCTGCCGACCTCTTTCGAGATACAGCCAACACAGACATCAGACACAGTCCTCGGGAACACGTACGTTTTCACCGAGAAAGACCTCCCGGGCTACAAGCCCACCGGGTTCGGCCAGGGCTTCCGAGGCGGGCCGGGAAGCTACGGCACACAAGACCCCAAGGCGCGCATACAGAAGCGCGGCAAGTACAGAAAGGCGATTCCTAAGCAGACTGCCCTGATCGGCCACGCAACTCGCCAGTACACCGCAAACCCTCTGCAGACACAAGAATACCGGGACTTTGATGCGCAGCGCATCAAGCAGGCCATCCAGGGCTCCTACATGGAGACTGTCATCATCAAGGATCCTGGTGTCGCCAACTACAACAGCGTCCAGAGCAGATTCACATCCTTCATCAAGCCCACGACAAAGGCCAAGTCGCAGCAGAACAAGGCCGCGCGTATCTCCCACCGCGAGCTGCTGGATATGCTACACACCCTGTTCGACGAGTACGAGTACTGGTCGATGAAAGCGCTCAAGACACGGACAAAGCAGCCCGAGCAGTTCCTCAAGGAGGTCCTCCCCGAGCTGGCCCATCTCGTCAAATCAGGCTCTTTCGCCAGCCACTGGCAGCGACAGCAGCATTTCAATGTAGGACGGACGCTCGCCAACCAGCAGTCATCAATGGCACCCGATGTCGGCGGCGACGACtccgaggacgaggagatgGAGGATGTAGTCTGAACTTTACGCAACCCATACGCGGATTTGTCTTCAGCCGCATAGCAAGTCTGGCAGGCGTGTCGCAGCCCCACCGCTACGACTACCGATGATTTTTGTACATTGCATGCATGTTCGTAGACTAGGCGTTTGGTTCGCTCTTTGTATACCCATTAATACCATCGAACAACTACCATCG includes the following:
- a CDS encoding DNA helicase — translated: MNGIKQDPDAGTPIQYMDDEFFEDTGEMTMPQPDTKTDVWLTRIPDWLYDAVSKWDDLAEGNDNDQIQIGEVLGFNTTSGIDQNKPMRLFFNDRWRAKSKLPTSFEIQPTQTSDTVLGNTYVFTEKDLPGYKPTGFGQGFRGGPGSYGTQDPKARIQKRGKYRKAIPKQTALIGHATRQYTANPLQTQEYRDFDAQRIKQAIQGSYMETVIIKDPGVANYNSVQSRFTSFIKPTTKAKSQQNKAARISHRELLDMLHTLFDEYEYWSMKALKTRTKQPEQFLKEVLPELAHLVKSGSFASHWQRQQHFNVGRTLANQQSSMAPDVGGDDSEDEEMEDVV